GAGAcatcctgaagctgagatgacagTCCTCCAACAAACACAATCATCTTCATAtatgctaggtatgactccagcTAGTGGAAAGtttttcccattgattccagtttagcATAGACTTCTTTGATGCCACATTCGGTCAAGTGCAGCTTTGATGTCAGGGACAGTTATTCTTACCTCTCTTCACATTTGGAATTCAGCTCACTTGTCTATTTGAACCAAGACTGGGGAAGATaccaaacaagtattttgcatcagtatttactgtggaaaagggtatggaagatatagagtgtagggaaatagatggtgccatcttgaaaaatgtccatattacagaggaggaagcgttgaatgtcttgaaatgcatgaaggtggataaatcccccggACCTGATCAGaagccctagaactctgtgggaggctagggaagtgattgctgggccctttgttgaaatatttgtaactttgatagtcacaggtgaggtgctgaaagactagaggttggctaatgtggtgccactattaaaggaaggtggtaaggataagccagggaactgtagactagtgagcttgacatcggtggtgggcaaggtgttggagggaatcctgaggacaggatgtacatgtatttggaaaggcaaggactgattagggatagtcaacatggctttgtgcgtgggaaatcatgtctcacaaacttgattgagttttttgaagaagtaacaaagaggattgatgagggcagagcggtagatgtgatctatatggacttcagtaaggtgtttgacaaggttccccatgggagactgattagcaaggttagatctcacggaatacagggagaactaaccatttggatacagaactggctcaaaggtagaagacagagggtggtggtggagagttatttttcagactggaggcctgtgaccagtggagtgccacaaggatcggtgctgggtccactacttttgtcatttatataaatgatttggatgtgagcataagaggtgtagttagtaagtttgcagatgacaccaaaattggaggtgtagtggacagtgaagagggttacctcagatgacaacaggatcttgaccagattggccaatggactgagaagtggcagatggagtttaattcagataaatgtgaggtgctgcattttgagaaagcaaatcttggcaggatttatacacttaatggtaaagtcctagggagtgttgctgaacaaagagaccttggagtgcaggttcacagctccttgaaagtctcaggtagataggataatgaagaaggcgtttagtatgtttcctttattggtcagagtattgagtacaggagttgggcatcatgttgtggctttacaggacattggttaggccactgttggaatattgcatgcagttctggacttcttcctattggaaaggtgttgtgaaacttgacagggttcagaaaagatttacaaggatgtttccagggttggaggatttgtactatagggcgaggctgaacaggctgtggctgttttccctggagcgccggaggtggaagggtgaccttatagaggtttacaaaattatgaggggcacggatagggtaaataggcaaaatctttttgctgtggtgggggagtttggaactagagggcataggtttagggtgagagggaaagatataaaagggaccgaagggacaactttttcataccgagggtgatacatgtatggaatgagctgccagaggatgtggtggaggctggtacaattgcaacatttaagaggtttttggatgggtatatgaataggaagggtttggagggatatgggccgggtgctggcaggtgggactagattggtttggacgaattggaccaaagggtctgtttccctgctgtacatctcttagaCTCTATAACTCTAGGTCAGGAGCTGAGCGACCCTGGCAGAGGTTGGGCATTAGTGAACAGATTATTAATGAACAAGGGATGATTGGTAGCACTGTTGATAGCACCTTCcaacactttactgatgatggagagtagacagaTATGGCtgtaattggccgggttggaatTGTCCTCCTTTTTGTGTACAGGTCATAggtgggcaattttccacatggttaggtagatgccaatgttgtaactgtattggaacagcttagctagagTTGTGAAAGGTCTGTAACACAACTTTTCAACACtcttgccagaatgttgtcagggcccgttGCCTCCAAATggtatcacgtggagtgaatcaaatcagTTGTAGACTAACAACTGTGacactggggaccactggagcaggctgagatggatcatctactTTGCATTTCTAGCTGtagattgttgtgaatgcttcagccttataatttgcactgatgtgttggactcttctctctcacacacccccagtAATGAATTGGCttattgtccaccaccattcacgactaTATGTTGGAAGgctgcagagtttagatcagatcTGTAGGTTGTGGAATCACTTAACTCAGTGTGTCATTTGCTGTGTGTGTTGTTTGGCACACGATTAGTGCTGTTGTGTAGGTTCACTAGGTCGagccagtgctgctcctgccctcctgcactgtccttgtttgaaccaggattcattacctggcttgagggtaatggtaaaatagggcataTGCTGGACCATGACGTTGCAGATTGTGtcggagtatgattctgctgctgctgccgatccacagtgcctcatgggtgCCCTACTTTGATTTGTAAGAACTGTTCAAAATCCATCCCATTTAGCTCTGTGATAGTGCCATTTGTGAGCTATTCCCAGTGatagggttggggggggtggatcTTAACAAGCAGAAaccaaggaacaagagaaggcTGCTTATCTCTttaagtctgcttcaccattcagtaagattgtggctgatctgattttaacctcaactgtacattcctgcatatctccaataatctttcatccccttgataatcaagaatcTGATTACTTCTctgtcaaaaatatttgaagattcTGCACCCActaccttttgaggaagggagttccaaagaCCATCaaacctctgagagaaaaaactGTTTCCTCACTCTgctttaaatgggtgaccccttatttttaaactatgacccctattTCTAGATTCTTTCACaacaggaaacatcctttccacatccacccagtcaaAACCTCTCAGTATCTTGTATGTTTTAATGAAGTCACCTCTGATTCTTCCAAATTCTAGAGGATACAGGTCTAGCTTTTCCTCACAAGGCAATCTACTTATTCCAGATGTTCGTCTAGTAAActttctctgaattgcttccaatgtGTTAATATCCTTTCCATAAATGCAGTGACAATATTGTATATAGTACTCCAGATGCAATTGCACAAATTCTCTGTATTATTGAAGCATTACCTCCTTACTCTTGCATTCAGTTCCCCTCACAATAAACCATTACATTTTATTatctttcctaattacttgctgtaccttcATAGTAAACTTGTGTGATTCATGCCAGAGGGGATCCTGATCTCTCTCCATGTCAAAGCtctgcaacctctcaccatttgaATAATAtgcttcttctttgttctttgtgctaaaattcacaattttgcacTTGGCCAAGTTATACTACATCTGTAGGACATTTGCTCACTCGTCTAATCTATCTACGTTCATTATTGGGCTATGTCCTCTTCTCAACTCActttctacctatctttgtgccattcttttgtcccttcatccaaatcattacatAAATTGTTAAGAGTTGAAGTCCCAGTACTGACCTCTGCGACACACCACTTGTGGTATTCTGCAAGCCTGTAACAGACCCATTTCTtcttctctgcttcctgttagccagGCATTCTGGTGACCTTGCCAAAAGTCATGTCCAAtatcatgagcttttattttttgTCATAACTTTTGATGTGGtatcttaccaaatgccttctggaaatccaaatacaataCACCCATTGGTTTCCCCTTTATTCACAATGCATAGCTTTCTCAAAGAGCTCCAATAAGTTAGTTCAACGTGATTTCCTTTAACAAATccctgcctgattaccttgaactgATCAAAGTGCCCTGTTATAACTTGTCTAATGTTTTCTTTATGACAAGTATTGAGCTAACTGATCTGTAGTTTCCTGCTAATATtttgtttaattaacagaggcaTTCCACTACTCTTCCCTAGTTTTCTGTCCTTCCTAAATGTCACATACCCTTCGATATTCAGGTGCCAATCTGGGCAtcctgcagccacatctccgttatggccactaGAGCATACTTATTTTTCTTAATTTGTACGACTAGTTCATCTGTTTTGTTTTGAATGTTATGTGTACTCAAATTAAGTCCCTTAAGTTTTGTCATCTTATCATTTTTGTAGCCTCTTGTATTATTTGTTGATTTACTCTTACATCTGCATTCTCTCCTTTCTTGTCCTTGCCTGTTTATTGTTTCCCTCATTAACCCCTTCCTGTGTTGCATTTTCCCCATTCTGGTTTACCGCAACTGCTCAGATTTGAGCCATTGGCCCTGCAAGGACTGTTTGGTGATCattcttaccgatactgtcatgtaTGCATCTGTGGTAGGcagaggtcaagtatgttttgccctcttgttggttcccttacCACCTACCACAATCCCAGTCCAGcaactatgtcctttaggactcagTTGGCTTGATCAGTACCATTCCCTGCCCACTGCCCCACCAAGAGTACATTCTGTACCTTTGCCACCCACAATGCATCCTGCAAGTGGTGCTCAACATAGGAGAGTACTGAAGTACAAAATATTAAACTGGGACAGTGAGATTAAAAAGGTGTATAGCACCTTACATGATTTCAGGCCATCACAAAATTCTACCACCTGATCAGCACTATACTGGCACTGTTGGTTGAAGGTTGTACTATTGCTCAGGGGAAAGGAATTATTTATATAGAGGGTGAGCTATGAGGACAATTTTCCATGATTGAATGTTTCTTAATGTACATGCGCTAAGCGGAATGATTTGCATTTACTGAATAAGTGAGAATTAGGGGTTATTCTCTGCCTATGCATTATGTATGATAGTTTTCATTTTATCTAAATGACCAACATTCCAACTAGCTGAATGAAATTTCTGCCCTGATCCTGTGTTCATCATtcagcagctgaaaatgtgtttgctggaaaagcgcagcaggtcaggcagcatccaaggaacaggagaatcaacgtttcgggcatcagcccttcttcaggaattcctgaagaagggctgatgcccgaaacgtcgcttctcctgttccttggatgctgcctgacctgctgcgcttttccagcaacacattttcagctctgatcaccagcatctgcagtcctcactttctcttcatcATTCAGCAGACTGGATTACATTTGCTGACTGAATTTAAACCTGTATTGATGTTGGTGTGGTGGTAATGACATTGCACAaaggttaggtttgttttttaatttattagtcttgGTTTGTTTCAACCCAACAGTATTGCCTCACAGTGAACCTTCGCCCAGGAAAGGAGAAAGGGACAGAAGACCTGCTGGAAAAGGTACAAACCAAACACGGCTTAAAAtttaaaccaaaagaactgcggatgctgtaaatctgaaacataagtggaaattgctggaaaagctcagcatgtctggagGCATCTGTGAAGCGAAATGAGAGTTAACGTTTCCAaatccaaaacattaattctgatttctcatcacaaatgctgccagacctgctaagcttttccagcaatttctatttttgttgttGGTGCTTAGAATTTATCCAGTTGCTTTAAATCAACTTTATGCCAAAGGGAAATTTTATAAATGATGCAGCTATAAACCAACTTGCGGCAAATCAAACTTTCTAAGCTCTTGGAATTCACAGAGGACAGTAATGTGTTGAGCCTCCCCAAAACTGTGTATTGGAAAGTGGGAGTCTGGTGTCATACGTCACTTGGCTAGTGTGCTGGAAGTCAAGCCCTGCTATTCTTGGGGTTGTCACAAAGGTTAAAGGCAGACACGAAAAgaattctgaagggtcactggcaccgaaacattaactctgctttctctccacagatgctgccagacctgctgagtggttccagcaatttctgttttcgtttctgatttccagtgtgCATAATTCTTTCAGGCTTCTTTTGACAAAGATAACATTGAGAGAGAAAAACTGGAAAGGCAGTCCAATAGTCTTTGTCCAAAGGGTTCACTGAGATTATCCTTCTGGCTTGCTGCTTGTCAATCCCATCCTCTCTAAGTGTTTTTCACTTCCTTGCAGAGGCACCTGGTTCACAACTTATAAGGTCTTTGACTTTTTGGTTAAAATCAACAGCTTACAGCGATTGGTGAGGGAAGCTAAACTGGCTTTCTTCACATTTTAGTTCTTTTAACTGCAGAGGCAAAGATAGTACCTTTATTATTGGAGGTCTGAAGGCTTCTCCCTGTCTTGTTCAcacccacaagctgttcagcCATTTGGAATCCAATCACATCATGTTGGCAGGCAGAAAGCTTTAGTCATCGATAACTGGTCATCACTCTTCAAATCAATCAACTACATGTTAATGGCCAAATTTCATTTTGTATAGACTCCCTGGCTACAGCTGATTTGCAGCTAAACTTGTCCCACTGGTTGAACAAACAACGGTGTAAACAGCACTTACAATGAGTGCTGGAAGcttgtttttaaaaagtgcagcaaTTTCCAGTGCAGCAATTGGTCATCTTGTCCAATGCCCCATCCCTCATAACAGCAGTGTTCCTTCTCCCTAATCTGCAACAGTTGGGGAAGGATAGGCCAGGTGTACAGCTATCCCCTCTTGGTCTGGAGGAAGCCAGGTTCAAATATAttacatgtctggcagcatctgtggcaggAGAAAcggttaatattttgagtctggtatgacctttcttcagaattgaAAGGCATGGTAAATGCTTCTGTTGTACTTTTGACAAAGACAGAGGAGGAACAAGGAGGCAGATGTAGAGGCTCAGTACAAAAGACAAAGGAGTTCTTAGTGTTGGTGAAAGAAAAAGAGATGCAAAATCAGTGGGAATTACAATGTGAAAGAGAGATCCTCTCCACTAAGAACAAAttaaataaatgacaaacaaaagaagaATGGTGAGGGGTGTGCAGTGAAGAAACTAAGAAAAAATGGAGAACAGACATAACACAGCCAGTTTCTGAACttactgaattcaatattgagactTCAAGTTAGTGAAGTGCCGAAAGCAGAACACAACATATTGTTCCTTGAGCTTGCATTGTGCCTCAGTGTGACATTGCAGCAAGCCTAGGGTATAGTTGTTAACGTAAGAGAAGGTAGTCAATGAAATAGAAAGTAAATGGGAGATTAGGATCGTTCCTGCAGATGAAGTGAAAGTGTTCTGGAAAGCAGTCACTCAATCTGCATTTGGTAAGGGAGTCAGCATTGAGCAGAATTATATTGTCTTGGTTTAAGGCTGTTAGGTTCTTTTCAATTGGTTCAATCTGGTTTTGGTTTTCACAAAGAGTAATAAAATGTGTATGTGGGTCTTgcggcacagtggtagtgtccctggcCAGAAGGTCCATGTTCAAGTCCTACTTGCCATCAGGTgtcatgtctgaacaggttggtttaaAATAATTATCAAAATGTATTCAAAGAAAATCTAGCCAGGTGGAGAACTGAGTATTTGACTGGAGTAACAAGCTCTGTGGATGCGAACTGAAGAAGCTGTTCCAAAATTTATTGGTCTGTGTACGTGGTTCATAAATTAACGCAAATCACAATGAGAGGTAATGCATTTGTCGTGGGTAAACAAGACGAAGGAATATCTAATAGATAGAGTGGCAAAAAAGGATGGAGGAAGGAAAAGATCCTCAAGTATACGCACACAGATGCCTGAAGAAAGCAGGATAGGTATATAAGCTGGTTAAAAACCCACGTGGGATACTCTCTGGTCATTGCataatacaggaaggatgtgatgacTCACAAAAGAGGGCAGAggcaatttacaagaatgtttccaggagTGGTGAATCTGAGTTGAGTTTGGGTAAGCTGGGGGTTGTCTTTGGAACAAAGGATTTAAGTGTATGAAAATAGAGGCGCCTAAGTTAAGTTAAAATGAAGGACCCATTTTCCTTAAAGTCAGTACCTGAGGAAAATAGATTTAAAACACTTGACGGAAGTATTAAAGCAGTGTTGATTGTTTTTTAATCCCACCCAGTCTGTTGGGATTTAGAACTGATTGCTGGAAAAGAacatggtagaggcagaaactctcattgCATTTAAAGTTACCTCGACTTCTACTTGAAGTGGCATAATTGAATGGTCCTATTGTGGAAAGTGGGACGAGGCTGGGTAGTTCTTGAACAGAAGGCACAGACACGATGCATGAATAGTTTCCGTCTGCATCATAACCTTTCTACGTTCTATGCTGCATTATTGCGGAGGAAATTTCCTGCACTGGGTTTGCTCCTGAACTTGCCAAATCCCAATCTGCACAGAAAATTtatgagctttttaaaaaaaattctcattGCTGAATTTTTAAGGTCTGGTTGTCATTGGTTTGCAAAGTCTCCTGGTTCAAAATAGCAACGTTTTTAGAATTATATGCAGGTTTTTAATAATTTTAGTCCGTGTTTGAGTTGCAGCCAGTACGGGTGTAGTTCAGTGCTCAGATACTACTAACAGTGAGCTCCTGCAATGGTGTCAGTACTCAACTGTCCCATGCTGGGGGATATTGGTCGTGATTTTGCTGCTGGCATATTCCACACATTGGTACTGATTTACTGAACGTAGTGCAAAGTGAAATTTCAGCAACTGtagggggtggcacggtggctagcactgctgcctcacagcaccagagacccgggttcaattcccgcctcaggcgactgactgtgtggagtttgcacattctccccgtgtctgcgtgggtttcctccgggtactccggtttcctcccacagtccaaaaacgtgcaggttaggtgaattggccatgctaaattgcccgtagtgctaggagtaggggtaaatgtaggggaatgggtctgggtgggttgcgcttcagcgggtcggtgtggacttgttgggccgaagggcctgtttccacactgtgagtaatctaatctaatctaaacagtcaGTGATTTTTCTATCTTTTTCATTCCTCCACAGGCACCACAGATGCCTCGAACAAGAAAGTGGCCTTGATTATGGCGCTTGTAGTCATGGTTTGTTTAATAATGTTCCTCTTTGTGAGGAATGAATCGCCAGCTGTGACAGTGGGGGAAGCAACGGCACTGACGGCCTTTTCAAGCCAATTTGATCAGGTTGAAGCACTGTTTAATGGTCAGCAGCCAGTGTTGTGGAGGAGAAGCAAGATCACCCTGCGCAACCATATCAATCTGACCCGGCACATGAAACCTGCCATCCTGATGTTCGCAGCTGCGTGGAACGGAGAGCAGACCATGAGGTGCCTCGCTAACCAGATTGCTGGAGCTTATACCTCGGCCCTCAATGCCACCTCCGCAGTGGAAATTGATGCTTCCGACAGAAGTAGGCAGAATAGTGATGCTGTGAAGCTAGAGGTGGACACATTGCTCTCATCTGGATTTGAGAAAGGCAGCAAGGCAGCAGTGGTTCACCATTTCCAGGACCTGCCCCCGCCCTCCACCCTGATATTCTACAAGTATTGTGACCACGAGAACGCAGCCTACAAAGATGTCGCCCTGTTGATCACCATCCTGCTGGACGAGGAGATGCTGCCTGCAGGTGTTAGCCTGGGAGCCGTGGAAGTGAAAGTCCGCGATTTTCTGAAGCGGAAGTTCGCTGCCTCTCAAGGAAGAGAGGGAATGGACACGGACAAGCTGAGTGGACTGTGGAGTCGCATCGCGCACGTTGTGCTCCCGGTGGTGCCTGTGCGTGAGATTGAAGAGAGGGGCTGCAAAGAAGATGGGCAGTGATCTGGGGAAAGGGTGAAGTTTAGCCACCTGCACTAATTTCCCCTCTTCTCTGCATCTCCCACACCATTATACTTAGCTGTCCCAAGTGTGTTTTTCTAGCCTCCTTGAATAATAATGGGTGAAAGATCATATCTTAAATCAGGGTATCTTTCACCCACTCGGAAGAACAAACCTCCTTTATTTGTCAATTGACCTGCTTTGTGGAAATTTGAAAATCGAACATACCAGCAAAATATTTTTTAATATGTTGCCAAATGAAATTTTAGTAAAATATTGATGCCTGGATATCTTGAGACACTCTGTGCTCATCATCTATCTTCCCCTTTAGTTTCTTAATGTGCTGTTTAGCATGAAGTGCCATTAGCTGAACTCAGGTGATTTCTTAGTAGCATCTTTGTGAGGGAACCTTGACATCATAATGAGCAACGTCCTTCTCTTTTTTTGtttcattgaggcacagattcCAAATGCTGTGATCAATAGCCCACTTTACAACATCAAATCATTATCCATACTCCCACCCTCAAACGGGCTTCTGATCTTGGCTGTGTTGGCAAGTTAAAAATAACAGCTGGATCCAAGCATTGAGCATGAGTTGAGCACTGATTGCCAGTGAGATAACAGACTTGGAACCCCGTGGAGGATTTAGAGTGGGCCAACCACTGTTTGGCTTGGGCATTATGGCTGCCCAAGAAAAAGGATGCCAAGTTATTTGGGGAAAGTTCTCCCCTGCCACTGGCAGCAGAAACAGCCAGCGTACACTGGCGGCTCAAATTTGGAGTATGTCCCTGGGTCAGATTGACTTGGATGCCGATTGTATTTGGGACTGTTCAGCAACTACTGCCATTAAACTTTTGTCAGTTCAGTTATACAGGCATCTGAAGGGAAATATGTAATACTATCCAAGTGTAAAGCTGATGCCATCGATTGACCACCTTTACTGAGAAAACCCAGTTTTCTGTTTCCTTGAAGTTGAAAGATGTGCAAATCAAGCAATCCCTGAAAGATGTGTTTGATTACTCGTGATAATTCTTACTCCAAAGCAGAGAGCTGTCGTCTTTGAACCAAATCTTGATCTCGTATTTTTTTTTGTCATGTGACCTTTGGTCACTTGGATGCATGTTTTGTTTGCGTTGGGTGGTACAGACTAGGAATGATTTTTATTTTTGAACCACACTAATTAGTGATATAATCCAGAGACAATCGATGCATGACTAGTTACTATTCTACCCACTTCCAAGGGAAAGGTGGTAGCTTCACAGTCAGATTTGTTGCTGTATTGTGATTGCGTCCCTTTGTTTGGTCTTGTGTTATGTCATACTGGAACCAGCATCGACTTTTGTTGCTTTTTTTTCTGTTCCAGCTAATCAACTGCTGAAAAAAAGTGACAAAAACAATGCTAAATCTGCACAATTTATTTAATACATGTAGCGGTTGAAGAAAGTTGAACAGATCTAAACTTACAAAATCGAATGAAAACATACTGGCTGTGCTACTCAATTTAGGAAAAGTGTCTATTGCAACTCCTTTCTGCTAACTTTGTCCCTCAAATTGAACAGCTCCTCTCCCATACAATTAGGAATAACTCTCTGTTTAGGAAAAACATTCTCAACAGAACTGTATTTCACTAGAAATGCAATTATGGTTGAGTAGTAAAGATTCTTGGACCTTATTTATGTCAATGTTGTGCTACAATGTCCATAGTAGAACATTATGCTCACAGAGTTCCCTAAtcgtttttaaaaaaagagagaattcACATTGACAACACTTCCGTACTTTTGGTAAGGTTAAGCAAAATATTATGGTAGAGTAACCCTTTCCAATACTGATTCTGTTCAGAATAGTGGGAACCCAGTTATGGTTATTCCATTCAcaaagtgggaggggggggggttagcTTTTCCTCTGTTCCTGATAGAGGCCCAATATTAAACTTAGACTACAGTGAATGAGCCATTCCTGTAGGATGTTTTATTTAATTATAGGCTTTACTACTTGTCTTGTTTCTTGTTGTCAAGCCTATTTTCTGCAGTAGAACAAATGGGAAATCAATGTAACTTCCTTATCGGTAAAAGAGCATTTGAGAAATTTGCTTCTCATAGCCTTGCAGGTGTAGGTATTGGGAACGTAACCAACTGTGAGAGCTGTATGCACCATGCAATACCTGTTGGCTGCTGCTGTGGTATTTCCTAAACGTGTACCTTTTAATTGCTCAattaaaaaaaagctttaaaATTTAAAGATACTGAAAATGAAAGCACAAAGGGTAGAAACACATACTTTACATGTTGTTTCAGTTCCACAGTACACTTTATCCAGGAGGATCACAGATACGTGCAGCAGGCCGATCGGTGCCTGAAAAAGGAAAGTGGATTTAACTGCGATTCCACCAAAATATTCTCTTTCAGCAATACTTCAAAAACCTGTGCGTTGCTTTGGGGTGTCCAGAGGTCATGAAAGACACTACACAAATGCAAATTCTTTTTGAATTGATTTAAGAGCTCAGCATTTCTGATATTGCCTGTTCACACTAATGTACAAGTCAATGACTTGGGTGCTTTGAttatgcaagtttttttttaaaagaatgttTTGACTTTCACATTTCTATGGTCTCTCAACTAGGATTTATTTGTGACAATTTTGTGTCATGAGTTTCTTTTATGCTGTGAAGGAAAATTAAAAATTGTATATTTTTCAGACTAATTTTTCTCCATAAATTGAGCATTTACCTTGTCTGCTGAAACCTTTATTCCATTGTCCACCTTTCTACATAAATGTGTAGCCAGTTTCGGATTACTGCAGACTTTTATTTTTAGAAAGGATACCATCTGGTGGGGAGAAATGGCAGCATACCTTAAGGGAACGTTATCCCCACCGCTATCATCATCCAAGTTTGGGGCATCTGTCACTGCTCCTTTGTTGTTACTGAACCAAACTCCTGGAGCAGCTGACCTGGAGGCATCTTCAAGGCAACCAGGGATGGCCAATAGATATCGAACTTGCCAATGATGCTCACCTTCTAAAAATGAATTTTAATCAAAACGAAAAATGATGTGCTTAACAGTTTTTACTTATATAAATATGTTAACTTTAGGATACGGGCTTTTACAATGGCGTGTCCTGAGAAAGACTGCCTGAAATTTCTTCCAATGCCATACTGTGAAGATTGGAATACTTTACGCCTTTGATTCCCTGTCAAGCTAGAAATTCAGTTATTTTTCATGTCATTGTGTCAGGCTGGTCAATATTTGTTTATCACctcaaataagaccataagaaatttttttaaa
The sequence above is drawn from the Chiloscyllium punctatum isolate Juve2018m chromosome 7, sChiPun1.3, whole genome shotgun sequence genome and encodes:
- the LOC140479619 gene encoding torsin-1A-interacting protein 2-like isoform X2, with the translated sequence MKLILAEQTQVSGETSDSEGDVGAGGDSPICSRTRSRFSSDQVLLHTQPSLSRRPLRSIKGRKDGDASLQTKADHRPVTSVLPHSEPSPRKGERDRRPAGKGTTDASNKKVALIMALVVMVCLIMFLFVRNESPAVTVGEATALTAFSSQFDQVEALFNGQQPVLWRRSKITLRNHINLTRHMKPAILMFAAAWNGEQTMRCLANQIAGAYTSALNATSAVEIDASDRSRQNSDAVKLEVDTLLSSGFEKGSKAAVVHHFQDLPPPSTLIFYKYCDHENAAYKDVALLITILLDEEMLPAGVSLGAVEVKVRDFLKRKFAASQGREGMDTDKLSGLWSRIAHVVLPVVPVREIEERGCKEDGQ
- the LOC140479619 gene encoding torsin-1A-interacting protein 2-like isoform X1, which codes for MSDTDTDSESSGPERGERAQTGDGSRLSPNKRVTDGVDSSPVRRDHIPKDEVDFGRADTKTSDSEGDVGAGGDSPICSRTRSRFSSDQVLLHTQPSLSRRPLRSIKGRKDGDASLQTKADHRPVTSVLPHSEPSPRKGERDRRPAGKGTTDASNKKVALIMALVVMVCLIMFLFVRNESPAVTVGEATALTAFSSQFDQVEALFNGQQPVLWRRSKITLRNHINLTRHMKPAILMFAAAWNGEQTMRCLANQIAGAYTSALNATSAVEIDASDRSRQNSDAVKLEVDTLLSSGFEKGSKAAVVHHFQDLPPPSTLIFYKYCDHENAAYKDVALLITILLDEEMLPAGVSLGAVEVKVRDFLKRKFAASQGREGMDTDKLSGLWSRIAHVVLPVVPVREIEERGCKEDGQ